One window of the Acinetobacter equi genome contains the following:
- a CDS encoding oligosaccharide flippase family protein — translation MSIRKLAEKYKSIGLISSSLLVGAIITFIALPFLTRLYSVQDFGEYGVVLAVVSVLSTIANLRLDQALLVADDKHQKGLMFESSVFSLIFCIIFASILSFFFDAQMVLAICAGIFFNTLIQGLYNYKFSHEAEFFCAGLNILRSLVVVLIQLILPLMMSVTLVVSYSISSLFLIFILLIYILKQHLYQFSWYGVKNYKDFIFSNTPHALLNSFSHNLPYYIVSHFIGYQAVGFYSIVERTLRVPINLMSQTIRQFFIRKFKNQDSAYEAFKSSVILSLVSLPFFALFFIVPESLYLFIFGQEWIGISLYFKILALGYWAIFCNPPSSAFLIAKRKSSILFNLQIIELIVKILLFILAYQYIDHKIYMLLAIPISLIFYNFSILYMVWRSQK, via the coding sequence ATGAGCATACGGAAGCTTGCGGAAAAATATAAATCGATTGGATTAATTAGTTCCAGTCTTTTAGTTGGTGCGATAATTACATTTATCGCACTTCCTTTTTTAACGCGACTATATTCTGTTCAAGATTTCGGTGAATACGGTGTTGTTTTAGCAGTTGTGAGTGTTCTCTCTACAATTGCAAATTTACGTTTGGATCAAGCATTATTAGTTGCAGACGATAAACATCAAAAAGGTTTGATGTTTGAAAGCTCTGTTTTTTCTTTAATTTTTTGTATTATTTTTGCTAGCATTTTAAGTTTCTTTTTCGATGCTCAAATGGTTTTAGCAATCTGTGCAGGAATTTTTTTTAATACTTTAATTCAAGGATTATATAATTATAAATTTTCACATGAAGCTGAATTTTTTTGTGCGGGTTTAAATATTTTAAGAAGCTTAGTTGTTGTTTTAATACAACTTATTTTGCCTTTAATGATGAGTGTAACTTTGGTTGTAAGTTACTCAATTAGCTCATTATTTTTAATATTTATTCTTTTAATTTATATATTAAAACAACATTTATATCAGTTTAGTTGGTATGGTGTTAAAAATTATAAAGATTTTATATTTTCTAATACACCACATGCGCTACTAAATAGTTTTTCACATAATTTACCATACTATATTGTTTCACATTTTATTGGTTATCAAGCTGTTGGTTTCTATTCAATTGTTGAGCGAACATTACGTGTACCTATAAATTTAATGTCACAAACAATACGGCAATTTTTTATACGTAAGTTTAAAAATCAAGATTCAGCATATGAAGCATTTAAAAGTAGTGTAATTTTAAGTTTGGTATCATTACCATTTTTTGCTTTATTTTTTATTGTTCCTGAGTCCTTATATTTATTTATTTTTGGACAAGAATGGATTGGAATTTCATTATATTTTAAAATTTTAGCTTTAGGTTACTGGGCAATATTTTGTAATCCTCCGAGTTCTGCATTTTTAATTGCAAAACGAAAGAGTTCTATTTTATTTAATTTACAAATTATAGAACTTATTGTAAAAATTTTATTATTTATTTTAGCTTATCAATATATTGATCATAAAATCTATATGTTATTAGCTATCCCTATTTCTCTTATTTTCTATAA
- a CDS encoding NAD-dependent epimerase/dehydratase family protein — protein MNQYEVVYGQLKQAPKTWLITGVAGFIGSNLLETLLKLDQKVIGLDNFATGHQHNLDEVKALVSPQQWENFIFHEGDIRKFDDCTKSCTGVDYVLHQAALGSVPRSIADPITTNETNISGFLNMLTAARDAHVKSFTYAASSSTYGDHPALPKLEENIGNPLSPYAVTKYVNELYADVFARCYGFKSIGLRYFNVFGQRQDPNGAYAAVIPKWTASMIAGEDVFINGDGETSRDFCFIDNTVQANILAATTVNEDAKNQVYNVAVGDRTTLNDLFNAIQTALAKNDVNYPKKVIYREFRAGDVRHSQASIGKIQTLLGYAPQYRIDAGIELAMQWYVKNLT, from the coding sequence ATGAACCAATATGAAGTGGTTTATGGGCAGCTAAAACAAGCTCCTAAAACATGGTTAATTACAGGTGTAGCAGGTTTTATTGGCTCAAATTTACTTGAAACTTTATTAAAGCTAGATCAAAAAGTAATTGGTTTAGATAATTTTGCAACAGGTCATCAACATAACTTAGATGAAGTTAAAGCCTTAGTTTCACCTCAGCAATGGGAAAATTTTATTTTCCATGAAGGGGATATACGTAAATTTGATGATTGTACAAAATCATGTACTGGTGTGGACTATGTTTTACATCAAGCTGCTTTAGGTTCAGTACCACGTTCAATAGCTGATCCAATTACGACAAATGAAACAAATATCAGTGGTTTTTTAAATATGTTGACAGCAGCACGTGATGCTCATGTAAAAAGCTTTACTTATGCTGCAAGTAGTTCAACATATGGGGATCATCCTGCATTACCTAAACTCGAAGAAAATATTGGTAATCCACTTTCTCCTTATGCAGTTACTAAGTATGTGAATGAATTATATGCTGATGTTTTTGCACGATGCTATGGATTTAAATCTATAGGATTACGTTATTTTAATGTTTTTGGACAGCGTCAAGATCCAAATGGCGCATATGCTGCTGTTATTCCAAAATGGACAGCCTCAATGATTGCTGGCGAAGATGTTTTTATTAATGGTGATGGTGAAACTAGTCGCGATTTCTGTTTTATTGATAATACTGTTCAAGCCAATATTTTAGCTGCAACGACTGTAAATGAAGATGCAAAAAATCAAGTTTATAATGTTGCCGTAGGTGACCGTACGACATTAAATGATTTATTCAATGCAATTCAAACAGCATTAGCAAAAAATGATGTAAATTATCCTAAAAAGGTAATTTATCGTGAATTTAGAGCTGGTGATGTCCGTCACTCTCAAGCAAGTATTGGAAAAATCCAAACTCTATTAGGTTATGCACCTCAATATCGTATTGATGCTGGTATTGAATTAGCAATGCAGTGGTATGTTAAAAACTTGACATGA
- the tviB gene encoding Vi polysaccharide biosynthesis UDP-N-acetylglucosamine C-6 dehydrogenase TviB: protein MSQLSELRIAIIGLGYVGLPLAVEFGKKVPVVGFDIHQKRIDELKSGQDHTLEVSPEELAQATQLSYSSNLEELKGCNFFIVTVPTPIDEFKQPDLTPLVKASQTIGQVLNQGDIVVYESTVYPGATEEVCIPVLENVSGLKFNQDFYAGYSPERINPGDKLHRVNNILKITSGSTPEIAEYIDQVYNLIIEAGTHKAESIKVAEAAKVIENTQRDVNIALINELALIFNKMGIDTEAVLKAAGTKWNFLPFRPGLVGGHCIGVDPYYLTYKAQAIGYHPEIILAGRRLNDAMGAYVVTQLVKSMVKKRIQVEGAKVLVLGLSFKENCPDIRNTKIIDIVKELQEYHIDVDIYDPWVDANEAEHEYGIRMTDNLESGLYDAVILAVAHEQFVALGAEKIRALGKENHVLYDLKYVLDQTESDIRL, encoded by the coding sequence ATGTCACAACTCTCTGAACTAAGAATCGCAATTATTGGATTGGGATATGTTGGTCTACCTTTGGCCGTGGAGTTTGGTAAAAAAGTGCCAGTTGTTGGCTTTGATATTCATCAAAAACGTATTGATGAACTAAAATCTGGCCAAGATCATACATTGGAAGTATCTCCTGAAGAGTTAGCTCAAGCAACTCAACTTAGTTATAGCTCAAATTTAGAAGAATTAAAGGGATGTAACTTTTTTATTGTTACAGTTCCAACACCTATCGATGAATTTAAACAACCTGATTTAACTCCTTTGGTTAAGGCATCTCAAACTATTGGGCAAGTACTTAATCAAGGTGATATTGTTGTTTATGAATCTACAGTTTATCCAGGTGCAACAGAAGAAGTTTGTATTCCTGTTTTAGAAAATGTATCAGGTTTAAAGTTTAACCAAGATTTTTATGCAGGTTATAGTCCAGAACGTATTAATCCTGGTGATAAATTACACCGAGTAAATAATATTTTAAAAATTACTTCAGGATCTACGCCTGAAATTGCTGAATATATCGATCAAGTTTATAACCTAATTATTGAAGCTGGTACGCATAAAGCAGAAAGTATTAAAGTCGCTGAAGCAGCGAAAGTAATTGAAAACACACAGCGTGATGTCAATATTGCATTAATCAATGAGCTTGCTTTAATTTTCAATAAAATGGGAATTGATACTGAAGCGGTATTAAAAGCTGCGGGAACGAAGTGGAATTTCTTACCGTTCCGTCCAGGTTTAGTGGGTGGGCATTGTATTGGTGTAGATCCATATTATTTAACGTATAAAGCACAAGCGATAGGTTATCATCCTGAAATTATTTTGGCGGGTCGGCGTTTAAATGATGCAATGGGTGCTTATGTAGTCACACAACTTGTAAAAAGTATGGTGAAAAAACGTATTCAAGTTGAAGGTGCTAAAGTTCTCGTTTTAGGTTTAAGTTTCAAAGAAAATTGTCCAGATATTCGTAATACTAAAATTATTGATATTGTTAAAGAGCTTCAGGAATATCATATTGATGTTGATATTTATGATCCTTGGGTTGATGCAAATGAAGCTGAGCATGAATATGGCATTCGTATGACTGATAATTTAGAAAGTGGTTTATACGATGCAGTTATTTTGGCTGTAGCACATGAACAGTTTGTAGCGCTAGGTGCGGAAAAAATTCGTGCTTTAGGCAAAGAAAACCATGTTTTATATGATTTAAAGTATGTGTTGGATCAGACTGAATCTGATATTCGTTTGTAA
- a CDS encoding polysaccharide biosynthesis/export family protein: MGIIVKIRRYLACLVLSNTLTACAITSGLQTSDLKHDGLFKTELGTEVNIIKITQDSILKLEPSEVNLHHKYAHLFDIDHTIYDLNPGDILSIYLWAYPEITPPTNVVSTEQAIQASGYQIDQNGYIHFPIVGRYKAAGKSLTQVSYELQQKLAQYLKTPDVIVRVLSYQGKRFSVQGNVQKSGQYALTDQPISLYTALGMAGGVNNQYGANTSINLIRNRHVYTLNNIQLENVGLSLNRLLIQPNDTIYVNSKDNQKIYIMGEAGRNQALSLRDQGMSLSDVIGESLGLNAMSANRSKVYVVRNNQNENLTEVYHLDLSSIADFGLANKFTMQSNDIVYIDVAGLARWQRVINQMLPFSNIIYNVDRLGQ; this comes from the coding sequence ATGGGTATTATCGTGAAAATAAGGCGATATTTAGCATGCTTAGTATTAAGTAACACACTAACTGCTTGTGCAATAACATCGGGCCTACAAACATCGGACTTAAAACATGATGGACTGTTTAAAACTGAATTAGGTACCGAAGTTAATATTATTAAAATTACCCAAGATTCCATTCTCAAACTAGAGCCTTCGGAAGTAAATTTACACCATAAATATGCCCATCTTTTTGATATAGATCACACTATTTATGATTTAAATCCAGGTGATATTCTTTCTATTTATTTATGGGCATATCCAGAAATCACACCGCCAACCAATGTAGTAAGCACAGAACAAGCAATTCAAGCTTCTGGCTATCAAATTGATCAAAATGGTTATATTCACTTTCCAATCGTTGGTCGTTATAAAGCAGCTGGAAAATCATTGACACAAGTGAGCTATGAATTACAGCAAAAGCTTGCTCAATATTTAAAAACACCAGATGTTATTGTCCGAGTACTTTCATATCAAGGAAAGCGCTTTTCTGTTCAAGGTAACGTACAAAAAAGTGGTCAATATGCTTTAACCGATCAACCAATCAGCCTATATACCGCATTAGGCATGGCGGGTGGAGTAAATAACCAATATGGTGCAAATACATCAATAAATCTCATTCGTAATCGTCATGTTTATACGCTTAATAATATTCAACTTGAAAATGTGGGTTTGTCATTAAATCGTTTACTCATCCAGCCTAATGACACCATTTACGTCAATTCAAAAGACAATCAAAAGATTTACATCATGGGTGAAGCTGGTCGTAATCAAGCTCTATCTTTACGTGATCAAGGTATGTCTTTAAGCGATGTTATTGGTGAAAGTTTAGGCTTAAATGCGATGTCTGCAAATCGAAGTAAAGTCTATGTTGTGCGCAATAATCAAAATGAAAATTTAACAGAAGTCTATCATCTAGATTTAAGCAGTATTGCTGATTTCGGCTTAGCCAATAAATTTACTATGCAAAGCAATGACATTGTGTACATTGATGTTGCAGGACTTGCCCGTTGGCAACGTGTCATCAATCAAATGCTACCTTTTTCAAATATTATTTATAATGTTGATCGATTGGGGCAGTAA
- a CDS encoding low molecular weight protein-tyrosine-phosphatase yields MQFAHILIVCQGNICRSPMAEYFLKKIRPDLQIVSAGIMGLIEHGADDKAMISMQQEDIDLQNHKSQKLNLALIKNADLILVMSTDQKQYIEKTWPFAKGKVFRLGHWRDIDIVDPYQQNQAVFNETCRLIKYCVDDWKNAI; encoded by the coding sequence ATGCAATTTGCTCATATTCTCATTGTCTGCCAAGGAAATATTTGCAGAAGCCCTATGGCAGAATATTTCCTAAAAAAAATTCGTCCAGATTTACAAATAGTATCTGCTGGAATTATGGGCTTAATTGAACATGGTGCTGATGACAAAGCGATGATCAGCATGCAACAAGAAGATATTGATCTTCAAAATCATAAATCACAAAAACTAAATCTTGCACTCATAAAAAATGCAGATCTTATTTTAGTGATGAGTACAGACCAAAAACAATATATTGAAAAAACATGGCCTTTTGCTAAAGGAAAAGTTTTCCGACTAGGTCATTGGCGTGATATCGACATTGTAGATCCTTACCAACAAAATCAGGCCGTATTTAATGAGACTTGTCGATTAATTAAATACTGTGTTGATGATTGGAAAAATGCAATTTAA
- a CDS encoding polysaccharide biosynthesis tyrosine autokinase — protein sequence MNTKQNIEDHIDLKELFFSIIAHWLLILICIVLSLFIALMYLRVTPNIYSVNALVQVEEKKGTSAALLGDLSNIVDQKQPAQTEIEILKSRLVLGDVIRHLNLDIAITGDKTSLLDRLIHKNQYITEYHAQSIIFNDDKKSFRIQKFIIPEKYLDHPLEIHFKDNVFSLYDTETETKLIQLPLNQDHITRTVDGEWHLSIYTSDHHNSSYFITKKSFPRAINDILGHFSVAEKGKLTGILNLQYRGENREHITKVLNSILSAYNKQNIDRRTAETAQTLKFLDEKLPILLNELMVAERQFNEFREKNNTIDITKESELYLTQSMQLDTQRAKLLQQVAEASSKYTDAHPVMQQMNAQLTALNQKIAELDGVLKKLPDLQHQYLQLFREVEVKQQLYTSLLNSSQQLAIAKAGEIGNVRIIDTAIDPITPIKPSKLTIIVLSIFIGGFIGIMIAILRNFLRNGIKDAQQIENTFDIPVYATVPRSKTQLNWVKLRKHKKNQVIPILAVQNSTDIAIESLRSMRTALHVASKTAKNNIIMITGPAPEVGKSFTSTNLAVILAQGKKRVLIIDADMRRGNLDQYFNMINQPGLAEYLNNQLELGCVTRKTNIENLDLITRGKSPHNPSELLNSNNFKKLLDHFATQYDYILIDTPPILAVTDGLIISQYVGMSILVARFAKTQIKELEIVINRFKQVDSQVTGIILNDIQKSTLGYNYSYTYHYENR from the coding sequence ATGAACACAAAACAAAATATTGAAGATCATATAGATTTAAAAGAACTATTTTTTTCAATCATCGCTCATTGGCTTTTAATTTTAATTTGTATTGTTCTCAGCCTTTTTATTGCCCTAATGTATTTGAGAGTGACTCCAAATATCTATTCGGTCAATGCATTGGTACAAGTTGAAGAGAAAAAAGGAACTTCTGCTGCACTATTGGGAGATCTATCAAATATCGTTGATCAGAAACAGCCCGCCCAAACAGAAATTGAAATTCTAAAATCGCGATTGGTTTTAGGAGATGTTATTCGCCATTTAAATTTAGATATTGCAATTACAGGTGATAAAACATCACTTCTTGATAGATTAATACATAAAAATCAATATATAACTGAATATCATGCACAATCTATTATTTTTAATGATGATAAGAAATCATTTCGTATTCAAAAGTTTATTATTCCTGAAAAATATTTAGATCATCCTCTAGAAATTCATTTTAAAGATAATGTTTTTAGTTTATATGACACAGAAACTGAAACAAAACTTATTCAACTTCCTTTAAATCAGGATCATATTACTCGAACAGTAGATGGCGAATGGCATCTTTCTATTTATACGTCAGATCATCATAATTCTTCTTACTTTATTACGAAGAAATCTTTTCCACGCGCAATTAATGATATTTTGGGTCATTTTAGTGTTGCTGAAAAAGGGAAATTGACAGGTATATTGAATTTACAATATCGTGGTGAAAATAGAGAACATATCACAAAGGTATTAAATTCCATTCTAAGTGCATATAACAAACAAAATATTGACCGTCGTACAGCTGAAACTGCCCAAACATTAAAGTTTTTAGATGAAAAATTACCTATATTATTGAATGAATTGATGGTCGCAGAACGCCAATTTAACGAATTTCGTGAAAAAAATAATACAATTGATATTACAAAAGAATCTGAACTTTATCTTACTCAAAGCATGCAGTTAGATACTCAAAGAGCTAAACTTCTTCAACAAGTTGCTGAAGCATCTTCAAAATATACGGATGCTCATCCAGTAATGCAGCAAATGAATGCTCAATTAACAGCGTTAAATCAAAAAATAGCTGAATTAGATGGTGTTTTGAAAAAACTACCAGATTTACAACATCAATATTTACAACTTTTCCGTGAGGTAGAAGTTAAACAACAACTTTATACATCTCTGCTTAACTCATCTCAACAACTTGCTATTGCTAAAGCTGGAGAAATTGGTAATGTCCGAATTATTGATACAGCTATTGATCCCATTACACCAATCAAACCATCAAAGCTAACCATTATTGTATTATCTATTTTTATTGGTGGATTTATTGGCATAATGATTGCCATATTACGTAACTTCTTACGTAATGGAATCAAAGATGCACAACAAATTGAAAATACATTCGATATTCCAGTGTATGCAACTGTACCAAGATCAAAAACACAGCTAAATTGGGTAAAACTACGTAAACATAAAAAAAATCAAGTCATTCCAATATTGGCAGTCCAAAATAGCACTGATATTGCAATTGAAAGTTTACGTAGCATGCGTACCGCTCTTCATGTCGCATCAAAAACTGCTAAAAATAATATCATTATGATTACAGGCCCTGCCCCAGAAGTTGGCAAATCATTTACTTCAACAAATCTAGCTGTAATTCTTGCACAAGGTAAAAAGCGAGTTTTAATTATCGATGCAGATATGCGTCGTGGAAACTTAGATCAATACTTTAATATGATAAATCAACCAGGTTTAGCAGAATATCTGAATAATCAGCTTGAGCTTGGCTGTGTCACAAGAAAAACAAATATTGAAAATTTAGATTTAATTACGCGAGGAAAAAGCCCTCATAATCCATCGGAATTACTAAATTCAAATAATTTCAAGAAATTATTAGATCATTTCGCAACACAATATGATTATATTTTAATTGATACTCCACCTATTTTAGCTGTAACAGATGGTCTGATTATTTCTCAATATGTCGGAATGAGTATACTCGTTGCTCGTTTTGCAAAAACACAAATCAAAGAGCTTGAAATTGTCATCAATCGTTTCAAGCAAGTAGATTCTCAAGTTACTGGTATCATTCTAAATGATATTCAAAAGTCAACCTTAGGATATAATTACAGTTATACATACCATTATGAAAATCGATAA
- the dapB gene encoding 4-hydroxy-tetrahydrodipicolinate reductase codes for MSAAPRIGVLGAGGRMGRILIQAVQQAGYQLAAAVERPESSLVGADAGELAGIGNIGVKVVGGLEQVLQDCDVVIDFTAPVATANHLKLCREAGVAIVIGTTGMNDEQKAYLDDSATETPVVYAANYSVGVNVSIKLLELASKVFGDTVDIEIVEAHHRHKVDAPSGTALMMGEAIAETLGRDLKQDAVYCREGHTGPRERQSIGFQTIRGGDIVGEHTAMFIGEGERVEITHKATNRMNFAAGAVRAAAWVVGREARKYDMKDVLGFNDIQV; via the coding sequence ATGTCAGCAGCTCCACGCATTGGTGTATTAGGTGCAGGCGGTCGTATGGGACGCATTCTTATTCAAGCAGTTCAACAAGCAGGCTATCAATTAGCAGCAGCTGTTGAGCGCCCAGAAAGTAGTTTGGTGGGTGCGGATGCAGGTGAATTAGCTGGTATTGGAAACATTGGTGTAAAAGTTGTTGGTGGCTTAGAACAAGTTCTGCAAGATTGCGATGTTGTTATTGATTTTACAGCACCTGTTGCGACAGCAAATCATTTAAAATTATGTCGTGAAGCAGGTGTTGCAATTGTCATCGGTACCACGGGTATGAATGATGAACAAAAAGCATATTTAGATGATTCAGCAACAGAAACCCCAGTTGTGTATGCAGCGAATTATTCAGTGGGTGTAAACGTTTCAATTAAACTTTTAGAGCTTGCTTCGAAAGTTTTTGGTGATACTGTTGATATTGAAATTGTTGAAGCACACCATCGTCATAAAGTAGATGCTCCATCTGGTACAGCATTAATGATGGGTGAGGCTATTGCAGAAACATTAGGTCGTGACTTAAAGCAAGATGCTGTTTATTGTCGTGAAGGTCATACAGGACCTCGTGAGCGCCAAAGTATAGGCTTCCAAACTATTCGTGGGGGAGATATTGTCGGTGAACACACAGCAATGTTCATTGGTGAAGGTGAACGCGTTGAAATTACTCATAAAGCCACTAATCGTATGAATTTTGCTGCTGGGGCTGTTCGTGCAGCAGCATGGGTGGTTGGTCGTGAAGCACGTAAATATGATATGAAAGATGTATTAGGCTTTAATGACATTCAAGTTTAA
- the dnaJ gene encoding molecular chaperone DnaJ, producing MAKRDYYEVLGVSKTASDDEIKKAYRKLAMKYHPDRNPDNAEAEDKFKEASEAYEVLSDAEKRSMYDRMGHQAFEGGMGGGGGFGGFSAEDIFSQFGDIFGGAFGGGGRGGQQRARRGSDLRYVMELTLEEAVKGIKKTITFTAPAPCEPCNGKGSKNPNDVETCKTCHGAGQVRMQQGFFSVQQTCSTCRGQGTIIKNPCNSCHGSGVTDRQQTLEVTIPAGVDNGDRVRLAGKGEAIRDGQSGDLYVEVVVREHEIFQRDGADLYMDVPVSIADAALGKEIQIPTLDGRVSLKIPEGTQTGKLFRLRGKGVKPVRTSMTGDLLCRVVIETPVNLTARQRELLQELQATMDGDDNKSSPKKKSFFDRLFD from the coding sequence ATGGCTAAACGTGATTATTATGAGGTTTTGGGCGTATCTAAAACCGCTAGTGATGATGAAATTAAAAAAGCCTACCGTAAGTTGGCGATGAAATATCATCCAGACCGTAATCCAGATAATGCTGAAGCTGAAGATAAGTTTAAAGAAGCTTCTGAAGCATATGAAGTTCTTTCTGATGCTGAAAAACGTAGCATGTATGATCGCATGGGACATCAAGCATTTGAAGGTGGTATGGGCGGTGGAGGCGGCTTTGGCGGCTTCAGTGCGGAAGATATTTTTAGCCAATTTGGTGATATTTTCGGTGGTGCATTTGGTGGTGGAGGCCGAGGAGGTCAACAGCGTGCACGCCGTGGTTCAGATTTACGGTACGTAATGGAACTCACGCTTGAAGAAGCAGTGAAGGGCATTAAAAAAACAATTACATTCACAGCACCAGCTCCATGTGAACCATGTAATGGTAAAGGTTCTAAGAACCCAAATGATGTAGAAACATGTAAAACTTGTCATGGCGCTGGTCAAGTACGTATGCAACAGGGATTCTTCTCTGTTCAACAAACGTGTAGTACTTGCCGTGGACAAGGTACGATTATTAAAAACCCATGTAATTCATGTCATGGTTCAGGTGTTACAGATCGTCAACAGACACTCGAAGTTACTATTCCGGCAGGTGTAGATAATGGTGACCGTGTTCGTTTAGCAGGCAAAGGCGAAGCAATTCGTGATGGACAATCTGGTGACTTATACGTTGAAGTTGTTGTGCGTGAGCATGAAATTTTCCAACGTGATGGTGCCGATTTGTATATGGATGTGCCTGTAAGTATTGCTGATGCTGCTTTAGGTAAAGAAATTCAAATTCCAACACTAGATGGTCGTGTAAGTTTGAAAATTCCAGAAGGTACTCAAACAGGTAAACTCTTCCGTTTACGTGGTAAAGGTGTAAAACCCGTACGTACGAGTATGACTGGTGATTTACTTTGCAGAGTTGTGATTGAAACACCTGTTAACTTAACTGCTCGTCAGCGTGAATTGTTGCAAGAATTACAAGCGACAATGGATGGTGATGATAATAAATCATCACCAAAGAAAAAATCATTCTTTGATCGTTTATTTGACTAA